From a single Actinomyces viscosus genomic region:
- a CDS encoding RNA-binding S4 domain-containing protein: protein MAARPQPASHSRSPSAPESVRIDVWLWSVRQVKSRSAATSACKAGHVRVNGETVKPAQHVSVGDEVRYRVNGFDRLLTVTRLLAKRVGAPIARTAYIDASPPRPSPLDAPAAVIRDRGAGRPTKKERRRLDALMGGGRHQDDRRRQR, encoded by the coding sequence ATGGCAGCTCGTCCTCAGCCCGCATCCCACAGCAGAAGCCCGAGCGCGCCGGAGTCGGTGCGTATCGACGTCTGGCTGTGGAGCGTGCGGCAGGTCAAGTCCCGATCGGCCGCGACGAGCGCCTGCAAGGCAGGGCACGTGCGCGTCAATGGTGAGACCGTCAAGCCGGCCCAGCACGTCTCGGTGGGAGATGAGGTCCGCTACCGCGTCAACGGCTTTGACCGGCTCCTGACCGTCACCCGGCTCCTCGCTAAGCGGGTAGGCGCTCCGATTGCCCGTACCGCGTACATCGACGCCTCTCCCCCGCGCCCCTCCCCCCTGGATGCACCGGCGGCCGTCATCCGCGACCGGGGCGCTGGGCGGCCCACGAAGAAGGAGAGGCGCCGGCTCGACGCTCTCATGGGAGGAGGTCGGCATCAGGATGACCGTCGCAGGCAGAGGTGA
- a CDS encoding CAP domain-containing protein, with protein MNIKRVIATAALAVVPLTVSSTALAAPAAPQGAPAAAAAVPAQATAEGAQYADTVLTKVNELRSSLNLQPVTRYQELDAVAQDWSEHQASTDTMDHRPNFTSAYPAGWTTGSENVAWRTAGGDTGAQIFDQWLNSPGHYKNMVDPNVNSIGIGFAQTSSGKWYATQNFAAYNPSNTPLTPTTTSSTPPSTSNTPPTETTVTTPAPTPETTPSTPTTEVTPPTTTQTTPPATETTTSEATPTPSAPATTTTTATGTPAKPSSTPAVAAPGTTPTKPALATTGPSIAVAVVAAGLLGAGAFLVMRRRQAS; from the coding sequence ATGAACATCAAGCGCGTCATCGCCACAGCTGCGCTCGCCGTCGTGCCGCTGACCGTCTCCTCAACCGCCCTGGCCGCTCCGGCTGCTCCTCAGGGGGCACCGGCCGCTGCCGCGGCGGTACCCGCCCAGGCGACTGCCGAGGGGGCTCAGTACGCCGACACCGTCCTGACCAAGGTCAACGAGCTCCGCAGCAGCCTGAACCTTCAGCCCGTCACCCGCTACCAGGAGCTCGACGCCGTCGCACAGGATTGGTCCGAGCACCAGGCCAGCACCGACACCATGGACCACCGCCCCAACTTCACCTCCGCATACCCGGCGGGCTGGACCACGGGCTCCGAGAACGTGGCATGGCGTACCGCGGGTGGTGACACCGGTGCCCAGATCTTCGACCAGTGGCTCAACTCCCCCGGTCACTACAAGAACATGGTTGACCCGAACGTCAACTCCATCGGTATCGGCTTCGCCCAGACCTCCAGCGGCAAGTGGTACGCCACCCAGAACTTCGCGGCCTACAACCCCAGCAACACCCCGCTGACGCCTACGACGACGAGCAGCACGCCGCCGTCCACCAGTAACACCCCGCCGACGGAGACCACCGTGACCACTCCGGCACCGACCCCGGAGACCACGCCGTCGACGCCGACCACCGAGGTCACTCCTCCCACCACCACCCAGACCACTCCTCCGGCCACGGAGACCACCACCTCTGAGGCCACGCCGACGCCGTCGGCTCCGGCCACCACGACCACCACGGCCACGGGCACCCCGGCCAAGCCGTCCTCGACTCCCGCGGTCGCGGCTCCCGGTACCACTCCGACGAAGCCCGCACTGGCCACCACTGGTCCGAGCATCGCAGTCGCCGTCGTCGCCGCAGGCCTGCTCGGCGCCGGTGCCTTCCTCGTGATGCGTCGCCGTCAGGCCAGCTGA
- a CDS encoding glucose-6-phosphate dehydrogenase assembly protein OpcA — protein sequence MITTLTATTTSQIVSRLLEHEGTSGSSRVLTLVISTDEEGVEEALCAAHGASRDHPSRVIAVVKPPEEDTDLATPRSRDGHVPAQAGGHLDAEIRVGHDAGAGETLVLRPWDEAALHTDTLVVPFLLPEAPVVVWWPTTVPEVPSQDPLGRLGSTRITNTPAQDFPARALRKLAPVSVRGDIDLAWTRITLWRAMVASTLDPILRSGRLREVVVAGEPRNSSLSLMIAWLRLRLDVPVERVDEEGFKGISSITARTDDGDVVIARHDLERVTITRPGSPEPQAVTMARREPVSTLNEELRRLTPDLVYQEVLATLLEEPAND from the coding sequence ATGATCACCACGCTGACCGCAACGACCACCTCCCAGATCGTCTCCCGGCTGTTGGAGCACGAGGGCACATCCGGGTCCTCCCGGGTGCTGACACTCGTCATCTCCACGGACGAGGAGGGCGTCGAGGAGGCCCTGTGCGCCGCGCACGGAGCCAGCCGGGACCATCCGAGCCGAGTCATCGCCGTCGTCAAGCCGCCTGAGGAGGACACCGACCTGGCGACTCCGCGCAGCCGGGACGGGCACGTGCCCGCTCAGGCCGGCGGGCACCTGGACGCCGAGATCCGTGTGGGCCACGACGCCGGGGCCGGCGAGACACTGGTTCTGCGTCCCTGGGACGAGGCCGCACTGCACACCGACACGCTGGTGGTCCCCTTCCTGCTGCCCGAGGCTCCCGTGGTCGTGTGGTGGCCGACGACCGTTCCCGAGGTTCCCTCGCAGGACCCGTTGGGGCGCCTGGGCTCCACCCGCATCACCAACACTCCCGCTCAGGACTTTCCCGCCAGGGCGCTGCGGAAGCTGGCGCCGGTGAGCGTGCGCGGAGACATCGACCTGGCCTGGACCAGGATCACCCTGTGGCGCGCCATGGTGGCCTCCACCCTGGACCCGATCCTGCGCTCGGGCAGGCTGCGAGAGGTGGTCGTGGCCGGTGAGCCCCGCAACTCCTCGTTGTCTCTCATGATCGCCTGGCTGCGGCTGCGGCTGGACGTGCCTGTGGAGCGGGTTGATGAGGAGGGCTTCAAGGGCATCTCCTCGATCACCGCCAGGACAGACGACGGCGACGTCGTCATCGCTCGTCACGACCTGGAGCGGGTCACGATCACCCGCCCCGGCTCCCCCGAGCCCCAGGCGGTGACGATGGCCCGCCGCGAACCGGTGAGCACCCTCAACGAGGAGCTGCGCCGGCTCACCCCCGACCTGGTCTACCAGGAGGTCCTGGCCACCTTGCTGGAGGAGCCCGCCAATGACTGA
- the gndA gene encoding NADP-dependent phosphogluconate dehydrogenase — MSSFTPEPATADLGVFGLGVMGANLARNLARHGYAVAVFNRTFARTERLIERYGSEGDFVPAADLKDFVASLRTPRVAIIMVQAGAATEAVIDELAALMEPGDIIVDAGNTLYTDTRRREESLRERGLHFVGMGVSGGEEGALNGPSIMPGGTDESYKRLGPMLESISAHVDGVPCCTHVGPDGAGHFVKMVHNGIEYADMQLIAEAYDLLRHVGGFTVPEIAEVFRSWKDSELNSYLIDITTEVLSHTDAATGAPFVDVIVDAAGQKGTGVWTTQTALELGVAVPAIAEATFARAVSSASAARAAVQAADIAPGTSAPTLAGPEERRAFVDAVRQALYGSKIAAYAQGFDEIATASRQFGWNIDLGAMARIWRGGCIIRARFLDDITRAYDEDPNLASLLTAPVFASSLAKVLPAWRQVVATSATTGVPAPAFASSLAYVDQLRSPRLPAALIQGQRDFFGSHTYHRTDDVEGVYHTLWATPERTEEKWS, encoded by the coding sequence ATGAGCAGCTTCACCCCCGAACCAGCCACAGCCGACCTCGGTGTCTTCGGGCTGGGGGTCATGGGAGCCAACCTGGCCCGCAACCTGGCTCGTCACGGATACGCGGTCGCCGTCTTCAACCGGACGTTCGCCCGCACCGAACGGCTCATTGAGCGCTACGGCTCCGAGGGCGACTTCGTGCCCGCGGCCGACCTGAAGGACTTCGTGGCCTCCCTGCGCACCCCCCGCGTGGCCATCATCATGGTCCAGGCCGGGGCCGCCACCGAGGCGGTCATTGACGAGCTCGCAGCCCTCATGGAGCCCGGCGACATCATCGTCGACGCCGGCAACACGCTCTACACCGACACCCGCCGCCGCGAGGAGTCGCTGCGCGAGCGCGGACTGCACTTCGTGGGGATGGGCGTCTCCGGCGGTGAGGAGGGAGCCCTCAACGGTCCCTCGATCATGCCCGGCGGCACGGACGAGTCCTACAAGCGTCTCGGGCCGATGCTGGAGTCCATCTCCGCCCATGTCGACGGCGTCCCCTGCTGCACCCACGTGGGCCCCGACGGCGCGGGCCACTTCGTCAAGATGGTCCACAACGGCATCGAGTACGCCGACATGCAGCTCATCGCCGAGGCCTACGACCTGCTGCGCCACGTCGGCGGGTTCACCGTCCCCGAGATCGCCGAGGTCTTCCGCTCCTGGAAGGACTCCGAGCTGAACTCCTACCTCATCGACATCACCACCGAGGTCCTCTCCCACACTGATGCCGCCACCGGAGCCCCCTTCGTCGACGTCATCGTCGATGCCGCCGGTCAGAAGGGCACCGGGGTATGGACCACTCAGACCGCCCTCGAGCTGGGGGTGGCTGTTCCGGCCATCGCCGAGGCCACCTTCGCCCGCGCTGTCTCCTCGGCCAGCGCGGCCCGGGCTGCCGTCCAGGCCGCCGACATCGCTCCGGGCACCTCGGCCCCGACCCTGGCCGGCCCCGAGGAGCGACGTGCCTTCGTCGACGCCGTCAGGCAGGCCCTCTACGGATCCAAGATCGCAGCCTACGCCCAGGGATTCGACGAGATCGCCACCGCCTCGAGGCAGTTCGGCTGGAACATCGACCTGGGAGCCATGGCCCGTATCTGGCGAGGCGGCTGCATCATCCGGGCCCGCTTCCTGGACGACATCACTCGTGCCTACGACGAGGACCCGAACCTGGCCAGCCTCCTGACGGCGCCGGTCTTCGCCTCCTCCCTGGCCAAGGTGCTGCCCGCCTGGCGCCAGGTGGTCGCCACCTCCGCCACCACCGGCGTACCGGCCCCGGCCTTCGCGTCCTCGCTCGCCTACGTCGACCAGCTGCGCTCCCCGCGCCTGCCGGCCGCTCTCATCCAGGGGCAGCGCGACTTCTTCGGCTCCCACACCTACCACCGCACCGACGACGTCGAGGGCGTCTACCACACGCTGTGGGCCACGCCCGAGCGCACCGAGGAGAAGTGGAGCTGA
- a CDS encoding HNH endonuclease family protein, whose protein sequence is MSFPGRFLMRLSAIGALGVWGAVAAPPVQADGASPELPQESAASELAALHEAPWDQRGDFILSTRASLEVLGDLPDDAPAAQSWGAGGSRTGWFGEAWTDVDGDGCDTRNEILARDLTGADFSRADGVQSREEGRGRGAGVCPDATVWSGTLQDPYTGRKIAFTRGQDTSAAVQIDHVVPLNYLYAHGAWQWDERTRLLAANDPLNLIAVDGEANQAKGACGPATCPVGSTDTGSWRPTGQGGWWPANASYRCTYARRFVSVAGAYRLGLPQADKEALRSTLNDCLAGGDGAESLPEQATRTAKEMGSAIWRTPAYSALAALGALVLGWGLVVRGRARRRRGPRRRGRSRARR, encoded by the coding sequence ATGAGCTTCCCCGGCCGGTTCCTGATGCGTCTCAGCGCCATTGGCGCACTCGGCGTGTGGGGAGCTGTCGCAGCTCCTCCTGTCCAAGCCGACGGCGCCTCTCCTGAGCTGCCCCAGGAGTCTGCCGCCTCCGAGCTCGCCGCACTTCATGAGGCTCCGTGGGATCAGCGGGGAGACTTCATCCTGTCCACCCGGGCCTCTCTGGAGGTGCTGGGAGATCTACCCGACGACGCCCCCGCTGCGCAGTCATGGGGAGCAGGAGGATCGCGCACCGGCTGGTTCGGCGAGGCGTGGACGGATGTTGACGGGGATGGCTGCGACACCCGCAACGAGATCCTCGCCCGGGATCTGACGGGCGCCGACTTCTCCCGTGCCGACGGGGTTCAGTCCCGTGAGGAAGGACGTGGCCGGGGCGCAGGGGTCTGTCCCGACGCCACCGTCTGGTCGGGCACCCTCCAGGACCCCTACACCGGCAGGAAGATCGCCTTCACGCGCGGCCAGGACACCTCCGCCGCTGTACAGATCGACCACGTGGTGCCGCTGAACTACCTCTACGCTCACGGCGCCTGGCAGTGGGACGAGCGCACCCGGCTCCTGGCCGCCAATGACCCTCTGAACCTCATCGCCGTCGATGGCGAGGCCAACCAGGCCAAGGGCGCCTGCGGCCCGGCGACCTGTCCTGTCGGCTCCACAGACACCGGCAGCTGGCGCCCCACCGGCCAGGGCGGTTGGTGGCCGGCCAACGCCTCGTACCGCTGCACCTACGCACGTCGTTTCGTCTCAGTCGCCGGAGCCTATCGTCTTGGCCTGCCCCAGGCCGACAAGGAGGCTCTGCGCTCCACCCTGAACGACTGCCTTGCCGGAGGCGACGGGGCTGAGTCCCTTCCCGAGCAGGCCACTCGCACCGCCAAGGAGATGGGGTCCGCCATCTGGCGAACTCCCGCCTACTCGGCGCTGGCCGCTCTTGGTGCCCTCGTACTTGGGTGGGGGCTCGTCGTTCGTGGACGTGCCCGACGGCGCAGGGGACCGCGTCGCCGAGGCAGGTCCAGGGCGCGCCGCTGA
- the pepN gene encoding aminopeptidase N codes for MATTAPARSDSPTNLRHQEAAWRASVCQVTSSHVAIDVTTATSPQETSFHVRCRMRLRITQRAEGLWVDFVGQAVDSLGLDGQRVAVVWDGARIALPLMQPGDHVVEIQARGLYSNSGQGLHRFRDPVDGATYLYTHFEPSDARRAWPVMEQPDLKTRFSLEVTHPRGWTVMSNTRPVTGDGSDTEGAAGADASGTGPRPEVTTFAPSEPLPSYLTALAAGPWHRVTGQWSSPSRQNLTIPLSWSCRASLADHLDAAELLEVTRAGLDLYDRAYSYGFPWDSYDSVLVPEYNLGAMENPGCVTFNEELYLFRGPVTRSQRAGRANTILHEMCHMWFGDLVTPTWWEDTWLKESFADHQGTWAEAEAAGFSEAWVGFASTRKAWAYLEDSRAATTHPIVARVDDVEAARQAFDGITYAKGAAVLKQLVAHVGQEAFLEASGLLFERSAYGNATLDDFLQVLSQVSGRDMQQWARAWLHTAGPSVITDELVVKEGRIASLTLRQEGTDLATGEPVLRPHTLVVGLYSFDEDGALVRTHRLPVTLETERLEIVEAVGLPAPDVILVNDEDLTYAVVRPDDASLSRLATSLGSVRDPMARSLAWSMLHNLLRDAIIGAPLFVGAVLAHADDDTEPGTLATLLSQALRAACRYTDPRTRRTLLEGLLADDSNRLFEGSDPTREHGGWGRLRAAAPGSDTQLVRARAWLEAAGQAALLDEEQQTQAVARVREMLSGGLPGLELDADLRWRALTALARLDAVGSDELDAQQKADPTASGITHHLRASSSMPRRELKEEVFSRLLLKSLDDLRRSLAARRVAPVPV; via the coding sequence ATGGCAACCACCGCGCCCGCACGCTCGGACAGCCCCACGAACCTGCGTCACCAGGAGGCCGCCTGGCGAGCCTCGGTGTGCCAGGTGACCTCCAGCCACGTGGCGATCGACGTCACCACGGCCACCAGTCCCCAGGAGACCTCCTTCCACGTCCGCTGCCGGATGCGGCTGCGCATCACGCAGCGGGCCGAAGGGCTCTGGGTGGACTTCGTGGGGCAGGCGGTCGACTCGCTCGGCCTCGACGGGCAGCGGGTCGCGGTGGTCTGGGACGGAGCCCGTATCGCCCTTCCCCTCATGCAGCCGGGCGACCACGTGGTGGAGATCCAGGCGCGCGGCCTGTACTCCAACTCGGGTCAGGGGCTGCACCGCTTCCGCGACCCGGTTGACGGCGCCACCTATCTCTACACCCACTTCGAGCCCTCCGACGCGCGCCGGGCCTGGCCGGTCATGGAGCAGCCGGACCTCAAGACCCGGTTCTCGCTGGAGGTCACCCACCCGCGCGGCTGGACGGTCATGTCCAACACCCGTCCGGTCACAGGCGACGGCTCGGACACCGAGGGCGCGGCCGGCGCCGACGCCAGTGGTACAGGCCCTCGCCCCGAGGTGACCACCTTCGCCCCCTCAGAGCCTCTGCCCAGCTACCTCACCGCTCTGGCAGCCGGCCCCTGGCACCGGGTGACCGGCCAGTGGAGCTCCCCGAGCCGTCAGAACCTGACGATCCCCCTGTCCTGGTCGTGCCGGGCCAGCCTGGCAGACCACCTCGACGCCGCCGAGCTCCTCGAGGTCACCCGTGCGGGACTGGACCTCTACGACCGGGCCTACAGCTACGGCTTCCCCTGGGACTCCTACGACAGCGTGCTCGTCCCCGAGTACAACCTCGGCGCCATGGAGAACCCCGGCTGCGTCACCTTCAACGAGGAGCTCTACCTCTTTCGCGGCCCGGTCACCCGCTCCCAGAGGGCCGGGCGAGCCAACACGATCCTCCACGAGATGTGCCACATGTGGTTCGGCGACCTCGTCACCCCCACCTGGTGGGAGGACACCTGGCTCAAGGAGTCCTTCGCCGACCACCAGGGCACCTGGGCGGAGGCCGAGGCCGCGGGCTTCTCCGAGGCGTGGGTGGGCTTCGCCTCCACCCGCAAGGCCTGGGCCTACCTGGAGGACTCCCGTGCGGCGACCACCCACCCCATCGTGGCGCGGGTCGACGACGTCGAGGCCGCCCGCCAGGCCTTCGACGGCATCACCTACGCCAAGGGCGCCGCCGTTCTCAAGCAGCTTGTCGCCCACGTCGGCCAGGAAGCGTTCCTGGAGGCCTCCGGGCTTCTTTTCGAGCGCAGCGCCTACGGCAACGCCACCCTGGACGACTTCCTGCAGGTGCTCTCGCAGGTCTCAGGCCGCGACATGCAGCAATGGGCCCGAGCCTGGCTCCACACTGCGGGGCCCTCCGTCATCACCGACGAGCTCGTCGTTAAGGAAGGGCGGATCGCCTCACTGACCCTCCGCCAGGAGGGGACCGACCTGGCCACAGGAGAGCCGGTTCTGCGTCCGCACACGCTCGTGGTCGGGCTGTACTCCTTCGACGAGGACGGCGCGCTGGTGCGCACCCACCGGCTGCCGGTGACCCTGGAGACCGAGCGGCTCGAGATCGTCGAGGCGGTGGGCCTGCCCGCTCCCGACGTCATCCTGGTCAACGATGAGGACCTCACCTACGCCGTCGTGCGGCCCGATGACGCATCCCTGTCCCGCCTGGCCACCTCCCTCGGATCCGTTCGTGATCCCATGGCCCGGTCCCTGGCCTGGTCGATGCTGCACAACCTTCTGCGCGACGCGATCATAGGTGCACCACTGTTCGTGGGGGCCGTCCTCGCCCACGCCGACGACGACACCGAGCCGGGCACCCTGGCCACGCTGCTGAGCCAGGCGCTGCGAGCCGCCTGCCGGTACACCGACCCACGTACGCGTCGTACGCTCCTGGAGGGGCTCCTCGCAGACGACTCGAACAGGCTCTTTGAGGGATCGGACCCCACTCGCGAGCATGGCGGCTGGGGCAGGCTTCGCGCCGCTGCGCCGGGATCGGACACGCAGCTCGTACGAGCCCGCGCCTGGCTGGAGGCCGCGGGGCAGGCGGCGCTGCTCGATGAGGAGCAGCAGACCCAGGCGGTTGCCCGCGTCCGCGAGATGCTGAGCGGTGGCCTTCCCGGCCTGGAGCTGGACGCCGACCTGCGGTGGCGGGCGCTGACCGCCCTGGCGCGTCTGGACGCCGTCGGTTCCGACGAGCTCGACGCGCAGCAGAAGGCGGACCCGACGGCCAGCGGCATCACCCACCACCTGAGGGCTTCCAGCTCGATGCCCCGCAGAGAGCTCAAGGAGGAGGTCTTCAGCCGGCTCCTCCTCAAGAGCCTCGACGACCTGCGCCGTTCTCTGGCCGCTCGTCGTGTCGCCCCGGTCCCCGTGTGA
- the pgl gene encoding 6-phosphogluconolactonase, which yields MTDDAADGQALTEIQMGAAANPAPAVVVAPTLSDAAQLACQETVRILAEAVSDRGVAHLALTGGSGGVALAESLAPLIAAQPEPVRRDIHLWFGDERFVPAGDSERNDLLAAPLVAAGVPESQVHRLAAPQEVSGLDEATARMVHELEAAGLTSDGFDVVHVGLGPDAHVCSLFPGHPAALAVGLAAVAVRNSPKPPDQRYSLTFEVLQRAHRIMVVAGGAGKAEAVRLGLGTPDVIKAPASCCRGRQTTWYLDEPAAASHSTV from the coding sequence ATGACTGACGACGCTGCCGACGGCCAGGCACTCACCGAGATCCAGATGGGTGCGGCAGCGAACCCCGCACCAGCCGTCGTCGTCGCTCCGACCCTGAGCGACGCCGCCCAGCTGGCCTGTCAGGAGACCGTACGGATCCTGGCTGAGGCGGTTTCGGACCGGGGGGTCGCCCACCTGGCGCTGACGGGTGGTTCCGGCGGAGTGGCGCTGGCCGAGTCTCTGGCTCCGCTCATCGCCGCCCAGCCCGAGCCGGTGCGTCGCGACATCCACCTGTGGTTCGGTGACGAGCGCTTCGTGCCTGCGGGGGACTCGGAGCGCAACGACCTGCTGGCCGCGCCACTGGTCGCCGCCGGCGTCCCGGAGTCCCAGGTGCACCGTCTGGCTGCTCCGCAAGAGGTCAGCGGGCTCGATGAGGCTACGGCTCGCATGGTCCATGAGCTCGAGGCTGCAGGGCTGACCAGTGACGGTTTCGACGTCGTCCATGTGGGGCTGGGCCCCGACGCCCATGTCTGCTCGCTCTTTCCGGGACACCCCGCTGCACTCGCGGTGGGGCTTGCCGCCGTGGCTGTCCGCAACTCGCCCAAGCCCCCTGACCAGCGCTACTCACTGACCTTCGAGGTCTTGCAGCGCGCCCACCGGATCATGGTCGTGGCCGGCGGCGCAGGCAAGGCCGAGGCGGTTCGCCTGGGGCTGGGCACCCCCGACGTGATCAAGGCTCCCGCCTCGTGCTGCCGGGGCCGGCAGACCACCTGGTACCTGGATGAGCCGGCTGCCGCGAGCCACAGCACCGTCTGA
- a CDS encoding HAD hydrolase family protein encodes MKRLPLEPELLAPLPAEIDLRLVVTDMDGTLIDGEGRVPAGLNRVVDRMREAGIVFVPASGRQLANLRAVLGHIVDDSPIIAESGALVVHGSEEVHSDTISAEDASAAIATARELAGTGYDVGAVVACKRCAYIERSDPAFLDQARLYYGALEIVDDLMAIPLDEVLKVAVFDFADVEDGSSQALTAAVPNVHAMVSGMHWMDMTSPRASKGRALAALQARLGILPEQTAVFGDYLNDLDLYEHADLGFAMRNAHPGIHAAAAFTAPANTEDGVLRTVEELLRRSRPTTG; translated from the coding sequence GTGAAGCGTCTTCCCCTTGAACCAGAGCTCCTTGCGCCGCTACCCGCCGAGATCGACCTGCGCCTCGTGGTCACAGACATGGACGGAACCCTCATTGACGGTGAGGGTCGCGTTCCTGCTGGGCTGAACCGGGTCGTGGACCGGATGCGTGAGGCCGGCATCGTCTTCGTCCCCGCTTCGGGTAGACAGCTGGCCAACCTGCGTGCGGTCCTCGGTCATATTGTCGATGACTCACCAATCATCGCGGAGAGCGGGGCCCTCGTCGTCCACGGGAGCGAGGAGGTCCACTCCGACACCATCAGTGCCGAGGACGCCTCGGCCGCCATTGCCACAGCTCGGGAGCTGGCGGGTACCGGTTATGACGTCGGCGCTGTGGTGGCGTGCAAACGATGCGCCTACATCGAGAGGTCCGACCCCGCCTTCCTGGATCAGGCCCGGCTCTACTACGGGGCGTTGGAGATCGTTGACGACCTCATGGCGATCCCTCTGGATGAGGTGCTCAAGGTCGCCGTCTTCGACTTCGCCGACGTCGAGGACGGCAGCTCACAGGCACTGACCGCAGCGGTTCCGAATGTCCACGCAATGGTGTCCGGTATGCACTGGATGGACATGACGTCCCCGCGGGCATCGAAAGGACGCGCACTGGCGGCGCTCCAGGCCAGGCTCGGGATCCTTCCGGAGCAGACGGCTGTCTTCGGGGACTACCTCAACGACCTGGACCTCTACGAGCACGCGGACCTGGGCTTCGCGATGCGCAACGCCCACCCCGGCATCCACGCGGCGGCCGCCTTCACGGCACCCGCGAACACCGAGGACGGCGTCCTGCGCACGGTTGAGGAGCTGCTTCGACGCTCCCGGCCTACTACTGGCTGA
- the zwf gene encoding glucose-6-phosphate dehydrogenase codes for MSSSDSATSLPLSRPARAANPLLDARDLRLPRIADPCVLVMFGITGDLARHKLLPAIYDLANRGLLSPSFSLVGVGRRSWSDDDLREYVEKAARAGARTPWRPAIWEQLAAGMRFVEFSSFEDDAAYEQLTRVVDDLDATRGTRGNRAFYLSIPPGWFPAVTERIARSGLVEESADAWRRVVIEKPFGHDRTSARELDALVSRIVRPDDVFRVDHYLGKETVQNILALRFANTMFEPLWNQRYVDHVQITMAEDIGIGTRAGYYDTIGSARDVIQNHLLQLLALTAMEEPTSMDAAAIRLEKEKVLDCVRLERDGVLDLDLTTARGRYEAGFQGGLPVRGYLEEDGVAPDSITETFAALRLEIANRRWAGVPFYLRAGKRLTRRVTEVAIVFKKPPFLPFESAATTAVGANTIVLRIQPDEGITLRLASKVPGTQMELRDVSMEFGYGATFNEESPEAYERLILDALLGDAPLFPHQREVDLSWRILDPVIEHWTAGGSPEGYRPGSWGPASAHELLARDGRTWRRS; via the coding sequence GTGTCCAGCTCCGACTCTGCGACCTCGCTACCGCTGTCGCGGCCCGCGCGAGCAGCCAACCCGCTTCTCGACGCCCGTGATCTTCGTCTGCCGCGCATCGCCGACCCCTGCGTGCTGGTGATGTTCGGTATCACCGGCGACCTCGCGCGACACAAGCTCCTGCCCGCCATCTACGACCTGGCCAACCGCGGCCTGCTCTCCCCCAGCTTCTCGCTGGTGGGGGTCGGTCGACGCTCCTGGTCCGACGATGACCTGCGCGAGTACGTGGAGAAGGCCGCTCGCGCCGGTGCCCGCACCCCGTGGCGCCCTGCGATATGGGAGCAGCTGGCCGCGGGGATGCGTTTCGTGGAGTTCAGCTCCTTCGAGGACGATGCCGCCTACGAGCAGCTCACCCGCGTTGTCGACGACCTCGACGCCACCCGGGGCACCCGCGGAAACCGTGCCTTCTACCTGTCGATCCCTCCGGGCTGGTTCCCGGCCGTGACCGAGCGGATCGCCCGCTCCGGACTCGTGGAGGAGTCCGCCGATGCCTGGCGGCGCGTCGTCATCGAGAAGCCCTTCGGGCACGACCGCACCAGCGCCCGTGAGCTCGATGCCCTCGTGAGTCGGATCGTGCGCCCCGACGACGTCTTCAGGGTCGACCACTACCTGGGCAAGGAGACGGTGCAGAACATCCTGGCGCTGAGGTTCGCCAACACGATGTTCGAGCCGTTGTGGAACCAGCGCTACGTGGACCACGTCCAGATCACGATGGCCGAGGACATCGGTATCGGCACCCGGGCCGGCTACTACGACACCATCGGCTCGGCGCGCGACGTCATCCAGAACCATCTGCTCCAGCTCCTGGCACTGACCGCGATGGAGGAGCCCACCAGCATGGACGCGGCTGCGATACGCCTGGAGAAGGAGAAGGTCCTCGACTGCGTGCGCCTGGAACGTGACGGGGTGCTGGACCTGGACCTCACCACGGCCCGGGGCCGTTACGAGGCGGGCTTCCAGGGAGGGCTGCCCGTGCGGGGATACCTGGAGGAGGACGGTGTCGCCCCTGACTCCATCACCGAGACCTTCGCCGCCCTGCGCCTGGAGATCGCCAACCGCCGCTGGGCCGGGGTCCCGTTCTACCTGCGTGCCGGCAAGCGTCTGACCCGCCGGGTGACCGAGGTGGCGATCGTCTTCAAGAAGCCCCCGTTCCTGCCCTTCGAGTCGGCAGCCACCACTGCCGTGGGAGCCAACACGATCGTGCTGCGGATCCAGCCCGACGAGGGCATCACGCTGCGGCTGGCGTCCAAGGTGCCCGGCACCCAGATGGAGCTGCGCGACGTCTCCATGGAGTTCGGCTACGGGGCCACCTTCAACGAGGAGTCGCCGGAGGCCTACGAGCGCCTCATCCTCGACGCGCTCCTGGGTGACGCCCCGCTGTTCCCCCACCAGCGCGAGGTCGATCTGTCCTGGCGCATCCTGGATCCCGTCATCGAGCACTGGACCGCCGGAGGAAGTCCCGAGGGCTATCGCCCCGGTTCCTGGGGACCGGCCAGTGCCCACGAACTCCTTGCCCGTGACGGCCGCACCTGGAGGCGCTCATGA